Proteins from a single region of Rhipicephalus sanguineus isolate Rsan-2018 chromosome 5, BIME_Rsan_1.4, whole genome shotgun sequence:
- the LOC119393211 gene encoding uncharacterized protein LOC119393211 yields the protein MRSTFPYRYGLTGDGDVHIGKARYPSELSRPCQASSTQRCWLCEDVATWNDVISRFGYELWEKQTGMLCLRTIPHARGFVYEQVTQVSSTLSALLERHLCIDEVNFTYNALLWVSDLQRHHVKLIRPGNSVRHVKVSCSCTHSCDPFQVADFSSLATLETLVFEGFHISADAVSKIASTLSCNAATLRKVVIEYARMSQEGSDLLWRSLQGCVRLMSASLSYTCFPGSVDQLVRLLQSSHTLEQMKVPTMTHAKHVNQVAKALRNSTSLQDIYICDASTLSMAPVFTALQFHSRIKCLHLVKYAIFRSQGTSVASMLRSNKVLRILIIEHGSLSTCGAEELAKGIRENSTLQCLEFLSSSVGAAAICCLCKALDQNKTLKRLKFNKYYALNSERASLAAVLGSSSSYDRVLVPLVDADVKSILSHHTKVQLFPTELSLDNICDISSVLFQELCEALALSTTVQTLKVCYEGHEPVKGDLFSSMLKDNKSITSLEISLHSDPASYCLAVKVAAALIHNTTLQELSVCFASLKLDRYTALSFCHMLSKNEALCKVFIKISHELCDKSLELLSTGVQNSEVLLEFGTGKVKIPLNCTTYPMFKTLQQNNSRLNKAVMFVQHKRDRQCAVAFEYLCRKPHFVSYVARVAGQSISEAYQNIKSSQRYLFDNFFVIAGIVRHSVQCYPGQGTQIDALNADSWRAIAQYVKMSDISA from the exons ATGAGATCGACTTTCCCGTACCGCTATGGGCTCACCGGTGACGGCGATGTTCACATCGGCAAAGCTCGTTATCCGAGCGAACTTTCCCGCCCCTGTCAAGCCAGCTCGACGCAGCGGTGTTGGCTGTGCGAAGACGTTGCTACTTGGAACGACGTTATCAGTCGCTTCGGTTATGAGTTGTGGGAAAAGCAGACCGGTATGCTCTGCCTCCGAACAATACCGCATGCCAGGGGCTTCGTGTATGAGCAAGTCACGCAAGTTTCGTCCACCCTATCCGCTCTCCTCGAACGGCACTTGTGCATTGATGAGGTAAACTTTACTTACAATGCCTTATTATGGGTCTCTGACCTCCAGAGGCACCATGTGAAGCTCATACGTCCTGGCAATTCTGTTCGCCACGTGAAGGTTTCGTGCAGTTGCACTCATTCGTGCGATCCATTCCAAGTCGCCGACTTTAGTTCTTTGGCGACTTTGGAAACTCTCGTTTTCGAGGGCTTCCACATCTCTGCCGATGCGGTCTCTAAGATAGCTTCGACATTATCTTGCAATGCAGCTACACTGAGGAAAGTGGTGATTGAATACGCACGCATGTCGCAAGAAGGTAGCGATCTATTGTGGCGTAGCCTGCAAGGATGCGTTCGCCTAATGTCAGCTTCGCTGTCGTACACATGCTTTCCCGGAAGCGTGGATCAATTGGTCCGTCTTTTGCAGTCGTCCCATACATTAGAACAAATGAAGGTTCCAACAATGACACACGCAAAGCATGTGAATCAGGTAGCTAAGGCGCTAAGGAATAGCACATCTCTGCAAGATATTTACATCTGTGATGCATCAACTTTGTCAATGGCACCAGTATTCACAGCTCTTCAATTTCACTCGAGAATAAAATGCTTGCATTTAGTCAAGTATGCCATCTTTAGAAGCCAGGGAACATCTGTAGCATCGATGCTCCGTTCAAACAAAGTACTTCGGATATTAATTATAGAACATGGTTCCCTATCCACGTGTGGTGCTGAGGAGCTTGCAAAGGGTATAAGGGAGAACTCGACACTACAGTGCTTAGAGTTCCTGTCATCAAGCGTTGGCGCAGCTGCCATTTGCTGTCTCTGCAAAGCACTTGATCAAAACAAGACCCTGAAGAGGCTGAAGTTCAACAAATATTATGCGCTGAACAGCGAAAG GGCGAGCTTGGCAGCTGTGCTGGGGAGCAGCAGCTCCTATGATCGTGTGCTGGTCCCacttgttgacgccgacgtcaAGAGCATTTTATCACATCATACCAAGGTTCAGCTCTTTCCCACGGAACTCAGCCTAGACAACATCTGTGACATTTCTTCTGTGCTTTTCCAGGAACTCTGTGAAGCCCTAGCTTTAAGCACTACGGTGCAGACTCTGAAGGTGTGCTATGAGGGCCACGAACCAGTCAAGGGAGACTTATTTTCATCAATGCTGAAAGACAACAAGTCTATCACATCTTTGGAGATTTCCCTGCACTCAGACCCTGCTAGTTACTGTCTAGCGGTAAAGGTTGCTGCAGCACTTATCCACAACACAACTCTGCAGGAACTCAGTGTTTGCTTTGCCTCTTTAAAGTTGGACCGTTACACAGCCTTATCATTCTGCCACATGCTTTCTAAGAATGAAGCTTTGTGCAAGGTCTTTATAAAGATATCTCATGAGCTGTGTGATAAGAGCCTAGAACTGCTTTCAACTGGAGTCCAGAACAGTGAGGTACTGTTGGAATTTGGCACAGGAAAGGTAAAGATTCCACTTAATTGCACCACCTACCCTATGTTCAAGACCCTGCAGCAGAACAACAGCCGATTGAATAAAGCAGTTATGTTTGTTCAGCATAAGAGGGACAGGCAGTGTGCTGTGGCTTTTGAGTACCTTTGCAGAAAGCCTCACTTTGTCTCCTATGTGGCAAGGGTGGCAGGACAAAGCATTTCAGAGGCCTATCAGAACATTAAGTCCTCTCAGCGCTATCTTTTTGACAACTTCTTTGTCATTGCAGGAATTGTGCGACATTCTGTTCAGTGTTATCCTGGCCAGGGAACCCAGATTGATGCTTTGAATGCAGATAGTTGGCGTGCCATTGCTCAGTATGTCAAAATGTCAGATATTAGTGCCTGA